From one Pseudactinotalea sp. HY158 genomic stretch:
- a CDS encoding NAD(P)-dependent oxidoreductase, which yields MSQECDVGIIGLGAMGTPMTHRMLAAGLRVAVTSRRPKNDLLTAGAQWFDSPRELGDQCSTVLLMVPDFPEIEQVCGGPDGVLASEGRFLLMIGATVDASETGAFATRVEQLSNGRIGVVDCPVSGGTEGASTGQLSIMLGGTVEHTTTASRVLRPCGEPVRVGPIGAGQVAKACNQLVVASTMMAIGEASVLAARSGIDLGALWDLLGHGYAGSALLEVKRDRIVNDDYAPGGAAKYMSKDLESAAGVAAATNTTTVLLGPLADAYAKLVARGYGDDDLAVTKRFIESG from the coding sequence ATGTCCCAAGAATGTGATGTAGGAATCATCGGTCTCGGGGCCATGGGCACACCGATGACGCACCGGATGCTCGCTGCCGGACTGCGGGTCGCGGTGACGTCGCGGCGACCGAAGAACGATCTGCTCACCGCGGGTGCGCAGTGGTTCGACAGCCCCCGTGAGTTGGGAGACCAGTGCTCGACCGTATTGCTGATGGTGCCGGACTTCCCGGAGATCGAACAGGTATGCGGAGGGCCGGACGGCGTGTTGGCGTCCGAGGGGCGCTTCCTGCTCATGATCGGGGCGACCGTCGATGCGAGTGAGACAGGCGCGTTCGCAACACGAGTCGAACAACTGAGCAACGGCCGCATCGGAGTAGTCGACTGCCCGGTATCCGGAGGCACGGAGGGGGCGTCGACGGGCCAATTGTCCATCATGCTGGGTGGAACGGTGGAGCACACGACGACGGCATCGCGAGTCCTGCGACCGTGTGGGGAGCCCGTCAGGGTCGGGCCGATCGGTGCAGGGCAAGTCGCGAAGGCCTGCAATCAACTGGTCGTGGCGTCAACGATGATGGCCATCGGCGAGGCCAGCGTCCTCGCAGCACGCTCGGGGATCGACCTGGGCGCCCTGTGGGATCTCCTGGGTCACGGATACGCCGGCAGCGCACTTCTCGAGGTCAAGCGAGACAGGATCGTGAACGATGACTACGCCCCCGGTGGCGCAGCCAAGTACATGTCGAAGGATCTCGAATCGGCCGCAGGTGTGGCAGCTGCGACCAACACGACGACGGTCCTGCTCGGGCCGTTGGCGGACGCCTACGCGAAACTCGTCGCACGGGGATATGGCGATGACGACCTCGCAGTCACCAAGCGATTCATCGAATCCGGCTGA
- a CDS encoding D-2-hydroxyacid dehydrogenase: protein MSQTTNLRVVVATDLPRELCTLISELEPRCEVVCDHELYRPMQVAADWSGDPNHIRSTNEQERFERMVDSADALFSLPDVDPTALARTVAANPRLRWVHTTAAGGGSQVRAANLDSEALERITFTTSAGVHGDYLAEFALFGLLAGVKDLRRLLDQQADSHWSSRWEMRQLADLTVLVLGLGGIGTAVARRLAGLGVTVWGTTRTDAAVDGVSRLVRPEDVEAVMSDVDAIVATLPGTDQTEKFVDAAILGAARPGLIVTNVGRGSVIDEDALIDALNSGQVGFAALDVFAVEPLPVESPLWSHPNVLVSPHTAALNNSEEERIARLFADNATRLIEGRDLRNVVDTVEFY from the coding sequence ATGTCTCAGACCACGAATCTGCGCGTCGTCGTCGCAACCGACCTACCGAGAGAGCTCTGCACGTTGATCTCGGAATTGGAGCCCCGCTGTGAGGTGGTCTGCGACCACGAGCTCTACCGCCCGATGCAGGTTGCAGCGGACTGGAGCGGGGACCCCAACCACATTCGCTCCACGAACGAACAAGAGCGATTCGAGCGCATGGTCGATTCCGCCGATGCCCTGTTCAGCCTTCCCGACGTCGACCCCACGGCCCTGGCACGCACCGTCGCCGCCAACCCGAGGCTCCGCTGGGTGCACACTACGGCCGCCGGCGGGGGCAGCCAGGTCCGAGCGGCCAACCTGGATTCGGAGGCACTCGAGCGCATCACCTTCACCACGAGCGCGGGCGTTCACGGCGACTACCTTGCGGAGTTCGCGCTCTTCGGATTGCTGGCCGGGGTCAAGGATCTCCGGAGGCTCCTGGACCAACAGGCCGATAGCCACTGGAGCAGCAGGTGGGAGATGCGTCAGCTGGCCGACCTCACGGTTCTGGTGCTCGGCCTGGGCGGCATAGGGACAGCCGTTGCCCGCCGGCTCGCGGGCCTCGGTGTAACGGTCTGGGGCACGACGCGCACCGATGCAGCCGTCGACGGTGTCAGCCGGCTCGTCCGCCCCGAGGACGTGGAGGCCGTCATGAGCGACGTCGATGCGATCGTCGCCACCCTTCCCGGAACAGACCAGACCGAGAAGTTCGTCGACGCCGCAATCCTGGGCGCGGCGCGACCGGGCCTGATCGTGACGAACGTCGGCCGGGGGTCGGTCATCGACGAGGACGCCCTCATCGACGCTCTCAACAGTGGTCAGGTCGGCTTCGCCGCACTCGACGTCTTCGCAGTCGAACCGCTTCCAGTTGAGAGCCCACTCTGGAGTCACCCGAACGTCCTTGTGAGTCCGCATACGGCCGCCCTGAACAACAGCGAGGAGGAACGGATCGCTCGGTTGTTCGCAGACAACGCGACTCGCCTCATCGAGGGCCGCGACCTGCGCAATGTGGTCGACACGGTCGAGTTCTACTGA